The region TCTGTTGAGTCAGTAAAAGAAAACcattgttaaaatgtacagaCGTAATTTATTTACAGGTTATgcgaaaaatgttaaattttttcatAAAGAACACTCGTTTTGGAAGATTCGACACCTCATAAATACACGTCGATTAAAGAAATATTACTTTCTAAAATAATACAAGTCAATCACTTTGCTTTAAGCAAAAACATGGTAGTATTGTGCACGAGTAAAATAACCTCATGCAATAAAAATGGACGAAACCTCAATCCCGCTATGCACCATACACGGGAgaaaaaaatgcacttaaatGACTGAATATAACCTCTAAATTGTAGCAGACAACTCTAGAGACACGATGTGACACAGTAAAATCCACTGAACTCGCCCCACAGAATTGAGTtgaaagagaggggaaatgggaggagaaatttaaaaggaacGCGAAAAGCGTCCTTGCAAAGGGAGTTCGGGGCTGAGAGAGACTGAGTATGTCAGCTCCAAgtctgttggtcacttgtctcactccgggttacgctgctctaCTGAAGGAGGTCTAGAAAATTTTTGAAGGAGAAAGCCTTTTAGGTATCACATAAGGGAGGAGGGGGGGGAACATGCTGAAAAGCACGACTGCAGGATGGAGAAAGAAATGGCGAAGGTGTaagcctgcacattgaaaggaactttCTCCTTTCGCAGTACAAGTGGAGTCGAGTAAACTCGCTCGTGTAATGATGTGTGATGTTTGATAACTATGGCTAAGGCAAGGCCACCAAAAAATATGCCACGAGTTCTaagtctgcaaattgaaaggtacTCTGTCCTTTTGCAATACGAGTAGAGACGAGCAATCTTGCTCATGTAACCAGCAGTTTATGGAAGCTGAGCCAGTGCATTTATATCGAGAATTTAATTCGCAAATTTTCGGGAACTTTATAGGGAAGGGCATGTAGATCCATGATCCATTTCTTTTAGggttcatcccgacatttgtcttggcACCTTAAGAAAACCACGGATATACCTTAGaaagatgagttgtctcaattttaGAGCCAATTGGCTCTTGGAAGTGGTTCTATTGAATTATGACTTGATTCTGGATGTGTTGTCTCAAAgtagagaccagccaattggctctatggcGACTCAATTAGGACGATCCACGAGAGGGTACTAGTTGTGAAGTGAACGAATTATTGAATGTTGAACAAATACTTGGGTCTGATGGGGCAGGGAacgcaggtccgtggcccatttcttttagagctcatcccgacatttgtcttagcaccttaggaaaaccacggaaaaaccttagacAGGATGAGtggtctcaatttcagagactagccaacTGGCTCTATGGTGATTCCATCGATTGCCGAGAGGGTACTATTTGGGGAGTGATTATATTAGCCCAAGTTAGGACAAGGTCATTTCAAAGCAGTTGCATTATTCAAGGATTTACATGGAGATGATACTGAAACCTAAACCGCTGGCCTTCCTGTCCTCCTCTCTCAAGAGCATAGCTAATGGCCTGACTTGTGTCTCCGCcataacctaggatcataccggctgaggccagatatgagcgaaTTGGGGTTAGTATGAGCTGCCATGTACaagttcctagccagtcgagcaatgaactcgtcaatttattttattttagtaggttattttacgacgctttatcaacatcttaggttatttagcgtctgaattagatgaaggtgataatgccggtgaaatacgtccggggtccagcaccgaaagttacccagcatttactcatattggattgagggaaaaccccgggaaaaacctcaaccaggtaacttgccccgaccgggaatcgaacccgggccacctggtttcgcggccagacgcgctaaccgttactccacaggtgtggacaactcgTCAATGGTTGGCAAATTTAGCTCATCATGGAACTACtctctcgaggcgactcgggggacaTGTGTTATGATtcgaatcacctggttctggataacttggagtttacggagatggaaCACTGCCGCAAATTCCCATGCAGGTGCGACATAGGTTATGACAGAGCAAATGAGGgtcttatacatggtaagtcttTACTCCCAGGTTTTCTGGAGTTAAGGCTACCAGAATGggatacccaaataatttcatttcttatacatTATATCCAACAGAGGATTTTCTCCGACATTTTCACATATAATAATCACATAACCCAGCGCTACCACCATCACTCCTTTCATCACTGTGATCTATCTAgggcaaaaaaagaagaaaaaaggggTATaggcaaggcataccaaaagcctgaacacACAAAATCTGTTACTGATcgcacatttttattttcagatatttgCAGCAATGCGATACCCATTTTAAAAACGATCTGCTGGGAACATTTACTTAATTTGTACTGCGTATGTATTTGTGAAGCTATCCCATCTGTCAATTTCAATTGACTAAGGAAAAAACTCAACGCAAATCAGATAGGTATGTATGTGCGTAGCGAGATCGAAGTTCCAATAATTTCTGTAAcagtagtaatatatttttttttttttttgcaattgcaTTATATTTCTATGAGTTGTTTCCATTTTTGTTCCAAACTTACAAACAGTATAAATTAAGAtttgaatacaataaataaaagagCGATATCTTTCCACGGTTCAGGATTTCAATTACATTTGAAGTAGCTTTGCGTGATGTGCAGGCTGACATGTTTCTTTAAAGCCGAGGGTCGTGGAAAATCTTTGCCGCAAAAGTTACACTTCAATTCTTCTTCTCCTGTATGGAGACGTTCATGaatattaagataatattttcttaagaagaTTTTACCACAAATTCTGCACTTAAAGGACGTCTCTCTCTTGTGGACCACCCCGTGACGCACGAGTTTGCCACGGGTTAAGAATCCCTTGCTACATATATTGCACTGAAACGGCTTTTGTCCCGTATGAATGCGCAAATGGGCGGCTAAATTTGCCCTTTGTGCGAATCCTTTGTTACAAGTTTCACATCTATACGGCTTCTCGCCAGTGTGAAGTCGTTCATGTGTAACGAGAACTTCGCGCCGAGCGAAACACTTGCCACAGATCCTACACACATATGGCTTTTCTCCGGTGTGAACACGTACATGTGTGTCGAGGTGTCCACGTTGTGCAAAGGCCTTGTTGCACTCGGtacatttgaaaggcttctccCCGGAATGACTACGGGAGTGTATGACAAGAGATCTTCGCCGAGGAAATCCTTTGCCGCATGTAGCGCACGTGTATGCCTTCCTCTCTGTCTGGACGCACGTATGGAATGCCAATTCTGTGGGAGTCGCGTAATCACACAAGCACACGTCACATTTGAGCAGCCTGCTTGTGCAATAGGAGGAATTTGCATCCATGTCGCCATCTTCTCCAGGGTTACAGTCTTCACTGAAACAAATATTATACACGCAAATTCTAATTCTAAACACCAatcctaaaacaaaaaaaaaaaaaagaacaatgtgTATATATACAGTGTTTTTCAAAAgttatcataaaatatttaaagatgAAAAGTAGAAACGAAAGAAGCAAAAGAGTTCTAGTAAAGATGGGTtcacaaattaaccgtttacgagataatcaAATTTTGTGCTGGTTGGGGCCAGCTGAATACTAAGTACAAATTTCAACAAAATAAGTTCTATTTAATTTATCAACCACGagacagtaaaattcataattttggcttcaaacataaacaaaatatatttttttgtatgaacAAGAAtaaagtttgtggataaacaagaTACAGTACGAACacattaactgaagaattttatagcaggtgttcaaaatgctaaCCATGCACTTGAATACATTTGTCtagtcttctccgcaaagacCGAAGAATGTGCTCGAGTAATCCTGGGTCATTCTTCATTTGCCGGAAGGGATCTACAATCTGAAGCTGCAATTCTTCGGGTATGATGATGTATGTTGTGTAAGCTAGGCTTTTTGTATAACATCAAACACAAAAATTCAAAGGATTTAAATCCGATTATCTAGGTACAGGTCCTCCTATACCTATCCACTGTTCACCATATCATCTGTTTAGATATGGTCTCGCACTTAGAATAAATGGAATGGGGAGAATACGGCATACATACAAAGCAGGAATGATGCAGCTTTACCATATCCAGGTGCTCGGTTCACTGGTGGCCcagtgagcaaaaaaaaaaaaaaaaaaaaaaaaagtcattatcTCTTAAACGGTTCATTTCGGAAATATGTTTACTGGAaaattttctgctttctttttcGTTTATACTTCTCTTACTTAAATTTTTTACCATCTtttttatgaaacaccctgtatataaatataGCTGTCAACTATTACGAACTGTCCATAAttattacgaatttttcttcccCACTAATTTTATGGAATGACTGTCAAAGAGAAAACCATACCAGAAAGCAATATCATAGAAAAAAGAAATGATTTATTCTGATGCTGttagaaaacgagagaaaataatatgtcaatattTCTTGCTTCTAATTCTTTGCACAAGGTCTAGTAGGAATGTGGGGTGAAATCGTCACTTCCGTCTGTTACAATCGGTCACTGGTGTTAAACCAGGAATAAAGTTAATCTGTAGTGTTAGATCATCGGTGATATGATGTGGTTTGTGAAATTCTGAACAAGATGAATGAATTCAGCGCTTTATGTTCTGCTTTCGTCTGTTACATATATAGTGTAATATGTGACTTATTTCCAGTGATTGGTTTTCTCAAATTAAGCATATTAAGTTCTCAAACTGCATCCACTTGTAAGAAGACAGCAGTGTTACTAAAATATCGAGGCAGTTACATAAAGAAATGTCCACATTTAGTTGCTTCACATGTTAATGTGAACCTTATGTTTTTAGTATGTGTTCATGTGATTTTTCTATAGCTCATGGTAGTCGAGTAGACTGTAGATGACACATtgacttaacataaaacacatgGACACGTGAAACTGGAAAATAGGCGTATTTTGTCATTCTTTGTTAATAAGagtaactctgctacagaaagaGGGTTCAGTATTGTTGAAAAAGAATCAGACAGAATTCAGGACTACATTAAGCACATCAACACTAGAGTCATTTCTGATCCAAAAAATCAAAATGACATCATAAGGAGAAGTATGGTTCAAGAAGATATTTTCAGAAAACCAGTTACTTGATGCAAAACATGCAACGAACAATGTTTTGTTGCAGAAGGACTGACAGGTAacatatattatacatactatgGTTCAAATCTGACTTTTTCGAAAGAGGGAGAATGGATTACGGATAACCCACTTCAAAGATTGGCACCTCCAAACATGTGAAAGAGACATACAGACGAAATCTGCCTTGATAAAAAATTCTACGAAGACTTTACATGGAAAAATTTGGAATAAAAATATGTCAAAAGAAACAACAACTAAAATTTATATgagtattatacaaaatattttgctATATAGAAGTGAAACTTGGCTCTTGACTgactaacaaaaaataaaattataagagttGAATTTGCTACTTTAGGAGAAGCCTTCAGAAGACATGAAGGAAaaagtaagaaattaatttttttggaaaGAAATTAATGTCACTGCATACGTTATAAAAAGAATTTAAAACCATGACAATGTGCAAATATTGTTTTTCAAGGGTCACCACAAGGTAGAAATAGACATGGTAGACAAAGATTGAAATGGAAAACGTATGTCAGAAGAAAAATGGAGGATAGAAATTTCAAAAAGGAAGACTTGAATGAAAGAGAGAGACGGAAGTCGACAAATATGTTGAGAAAAAAAGGCAAAgaagaaatattataatatttcaaatatatggTTTAAATCAGGGCAAGATAGCAATATGCTGTGTCTTGATGAAACAAAAACCACCAAAATAGCCCAAATATTACTTGACAGATCTGGATTCAATGAAAAAGACATACATTACAGAGGCAAAGAACACAATAAAGAGCAAATGTATAGTAAAGTACGCCAGAAACATATATTTATCACAAAAATGTGGCATTTTTATAATGTAGAGATTAAATAGGTCTGTCTTGGGAAACCTACAAAGAATGGAAAATGCTACGAGCAATAAATGTGTCTCATACAAGACAACATCACATCAAATAAAGAGTACTTTCTCTACAATGTTGATAACCAACTGTAGGAATCTAGCCAGATTCTACTGTAAATCACAAAGACTAAAGGTGTACATCAAACTTGATGCATTTCTGAACAACATAGTTGATCTCTTCGGTACAGATTACCTACCTTTCTGGTAGGATATCACATTCTGCTGTTACAACTTCTTCATCCTGTTCATCTTTCAGAGCTGCGTTTTTCCAAGCTTCCTGTAATGTCGAAAGATAgacatttattgtaattttcaacACATCtgtaacacaatgatcacaatttttttttcttatatttcagATAATAAACTTTGCTATCATACTGTATGCATTAttggtttaaaatatttcaattattttacttcacatagtcttcattccatacaagaagactcAACATAGCAACAAACATAATGCAAAATTCTTCTGTGCCTCGACCACTGATTGATTCCTATATTTGCACCAGAAAACGAGGTATGCAACGATATGTGCGTAGCAATGACAGATGATGACGTGAAATAACAAATACACTGGTATACCTAAtcattttaaacagaaaagcATCGAATGCAGACGGGATTTTTACAAGAGTAAACTTACATTATTATGAAGCATGCACATCAGGTAATGGACTGATTTCCTACAACCAACTTCCACATCTTCGTTTTTCTCTATCGACAAGGTTTATTGCTGCTTGCCAACTTCTGTTAACTTGAGAAAGCATATGTCCTACTGAAGTGTGGCAGTTCTGAGTTGTTAATAACTGTAATCAGAATTCTGTCTGTAGTCactaattcatttttatgaaagaaatcATGTATGGGTATGTGACAATGAATAGCACTGTTAGCAAATTCAACAAATTTAGTTTTTTGCTGGGGGTGCGAACAATTCTAGTTGTGCGAAATTCCGTCCAGATTCTTACAACACACCTGACGCCCAACCTCATGAGTTCGGCTGTCAGCTTTCCAACTTGCCTCACTGGTAATGTTGGGTGTTTCTTTGAAAATACCTCAAGCACATGTAAAACAGTTTGTTTGGCATTGCTTCTAGAGGATTTCCGCTTATTATGTTTCAGAGCCCTGAAGTACTGGCAACTGTCTTAGCCATTATAGCTGCCACTATCATGTATGTTGTAGGACAACGCGCGCAATTTTAACATAGCATCGATACTGCATTCTGTACAGTACAAGAAGCATACAGAAACTAACTGATCGATCACAGTTCCCATCTCTTGTGTTTGAATAACGTTGGCAGTGGTGACGCAGCCATAGATAATTACACAACCTGCTTGTCAACTTATCATGCCCTATTGTGAACGGTCTGTACTTACCCCTGTCTACAAATCACATTATTTCATGACAGCCTCCATTAGTTTTTCAATTgcttcatatatcatatttccTTTTCCTGTTTAGAAAAACAGCACATTTCCTACTAAGTCTTCGAATATGTGTAACAGGATGTGTTTTCAGACTAAGAACTAATTTATGTCGAATTCTATGCACCATAAAGAGATTCTTTAGCCTGCAGCCAACAG is a window of Periplaneta americana isolate PAMFEO1 chromosome 12, P.americana_PAMFEO1_priV1, whole genome shotgun sequence DNA encoding:
- the LOC138710566 gene encoding zinc finger protein 701-like; this encodes MEVIKVEPDINIDIDDDDDEEFVLNHEMSGDVKLEEGPLYPSFETVKCEPEEAWKNAALKDEQDEEVVTAECDILPESEDCNPGEDGDMDANSSYCTSRLLKCDVCLCDYATPTELAFHTCVQTERKAYTCATCGKGFPRRRSLVIHSRSHSGEKPFKCTECNKAFAQRGHLDTHVRVHTGEKPYVCRICGKCFARREVLVTHERLHTGEKPYRCETCNKGFAQRANLAAHLRIHTGQKPFQCNICSKGFLTRGKLVRHGVVHKRETSFKCRICGKIFLRKYYLNIHERLHTGEEELKCNFCGKDFPRPSALKKHVSLHITQSYFKCN